In the Colwellia sp. 20A7 genome, one interval contains:
- a CDS encoding SDR family NAD(P)-dependent oxidoreductase, which produces MSISFEGKVAIVTGAGNGLGRSHALALAARGAKVVVNDLGGARDGSGASSEASQEVVRLIEAHGGEAISHGANVANFDEVQDMVNQTMDKWGRVDILINNAGILRDKSFSKMTLDDFKLVMDVHVMGSVNCTKAVWEIMRAQNYGRIVMTTSSSGMYGNFGQSNYGAAKMAVLGFMNTLVLEGAKNNIRVNALAPTAGTRMTEDLMPPEIVQAFAPEAVTAGMLTLCDEEAPNRFILCAGAGGYSSAGMFETEGCFIPEHKQSPETVLEQWSELTDQTGQAALISGDKQGEKFVLKAMAFMKSQQK; this is translated from the coding sequence ATGTCAATCAGTTTTGAAGGTAAGGTCGCCATTGTAACGGGTGCAGGTAATGGTTTAGGTCGCTCACACGCATTAGCACTTGCAGCACGTGGTGCAAAAGTTGTTGTTAATGATTTAGGTGGTGCTCGCGACGGTAGCGGTGCCTCGTCAGAAGCCTCTCAAGAAGTGGTACGCTTAATTGAAGCACATGGCGGTGAAGCGATTAGTCATGGTGCTAATGTTGCCAACTTCGATGAAGTACAAGATATGGTTAATCAGACCATGGATAAATGGGGTCGTGTTGATATTCTTATCAACAATGCAGGCATTTTACGAGATAAGTCTTTTTCAAAAATGACGTTAGATGACTTTAAACTTGTGATGGATGTTCACGTGATGGGTTCAGTTAACTGTACTAAAGCCGTTTGGGAAATTATGCGTGCACAAAATTATGGCCGAATTGTTATGACTACCTCATCAAGTGGTATGTACGGTAATTTTGGTCAATCAAATTACGGCGCTGCAAAAATGGCGGTGCTAGGGTTTATGAATACGTTAGTGCTAGAAGGTGCTAAAAACAATATTCGTGTTAATGCTTTAGCGCCAACTGCTGGCACAAGAATGACTGAAGACTTAATGCCGCCAGAAATTGTACAAGCATTTGCTCCTGAAGCAGTAACAGCGGGTATGTTAACGTTGTGTGATGAAGAAGCACCAAATCGGTTTATTTTATGTGCGGGTGCAGGTGGTTATTCAAGTGCTGGTATGTTTGAAACCGAAGGATGTTTTATTCCAGAGCACAAACAGAGCCCTGAAACTGTACTTGAGCAATGGTCTGAATTAACCGATCAAACAGGACAAGCAGCGTTGATATCAGGCGATAAACAAGGTGAGAAGTTTGTGTTAAAAGCAATGGCGTTTATGAAATCACAACAAAAATAG
- a CDS encoding acetyl-CoA C-acyltransferase, protein MREAVIVSVARTPIGKAYRGAFNDLSAPTLAAVAVKAAVERAGIDANEIEDCIFGAALTQGNQGMNFGRQVAMAAELPVSVAGMTIDRQCSSGLMSIATAANHIVCDGAQVVVAGGCDSISLVQNDKMNMHRAVDPSVKAYRPAIYMPMLDTAEVVADRYNISRAAQDAYALKSQQRTAAAQAENKFDDEIVPVTATKLVMDKATGDINKEEVTLTKDEGNRPSTNIEGLSTLKTVKDNGTITGGNASQLSDGAAAVVVMERGLAEQRGLKPLGAYRGMVVAGCEPDEMGIGPIYAIPKLLERNNLTMDDIGLWEINEAFAVQVIYCAEKLGIPEDRLNVDGGAISIGHPYGMSGTRMVMHALIEGKRRGVKYVVISMCIGGGQGAAGLFEVL, encoded by the coding sequence ATGAGAGAAGCAGTAATAGTATCTGTAGCACGTACACCAATAGGTAAAGCATATCGCGGCGCATTTAATGATTTATCAGCACCAACATTGGCGGCAGTGGCGGTAAAAGCTGCGGTAGAGCGTGCAGGTATCGATGCGAATGAAATTGAAGACTGTATTTTTGGTGCAGCGTTAACCCAAGGTAATCAAGGTATGAACTTTGGTCGTCAAGTTGCTATGGCTGCCGAGTTACCGGTATCAGTTGCTGGTATGACGATTGATCGTCAATGTTCATCAGGTTTAATGTCGATAGCAACCGCAGCAAATCATATTGTTTGTGATGGAGCTCAGGTTGTTGTTGCTGGAGGGTGTGACTCTATTAGTTTAGTGCAAAATGATAAAATGAATATGCATCGTGCGGTTGACCCCAGTGTAAAAGCTTATCGCCCAGCGATATATATGCCGATGTTAGATACCGCAGAAGTGGTAGCTGATCGTTACAATATTTCAAGGGCAGCACAAGACGCTTATGCCCTTAAATCTCAACAACGTACAGCAGCAGCTCAAGCTGAAAACAAATTTGATGATGAAATTGTCCCTGTCACCGCAACAAAATTAGTGATGGATAAGGCAACAGGTGATATCAACAAAGAAGAAGTGACGCTAACTAAAGATGAAGGTAACCGACCATCGACTAACATCGAAGGCTTATCAACATTAAAAACAGTAAAAGATAACGGCACTATTACTGGTGGTAATGCGTCTCAGCTTTCTGACGGCGCAGCTGCAGTTGTGGTGATGGAACGCGGATTAGCCGAGCAACGTGGTCTAAAACCTTTAGGTGCCTATCGAGGTATGGTTGTTGCCGGTTGTGAACCCGATGAAATGGGTATTGGTCCTATTTATGCTATTCCAAAGTTATTAGAACGTAATAATTTAACAATGGATGACATTGGTTTATGGGAAATCAATGAAGCCTTTGCTGTTCAAGTTATTTATTGTGCAGAAAAATTAGGCATTCCAGAAGATCGCTTAAATGTTGACGGCGGGGCAATTTCAATTGGGCATCCTTATGGCATGAGTGGAACCCGTATGGTGATGCATGCCTTAATTGAAGGTAAGCGACGCGGTGTAAAATATGTAGTAATCAGTATGTGTATAGGTGGTGGACAAGGCGCAGCAGGTTTGTTCGAAGTGCTTTAG